The window GTCGCCGCTCGACGTAGGCCAGCAGCGGAAGCCGACGGGCCGCGATAAAATCGGCCAACGCCTGAGCGTCTCCCTGACGAATTCGTTCGACAACCTCGTCGGCATCGGTAGACATGAAATAGCTCCCCCGTAGCGTCTTCGCGAGTGCACCAGAACGGCGCACGGGCATCGTACTTCCGCGAGACCGTCAAAAACAACCATTTTTCCGCCAAACCGCTTTGATCTTCAGCACCGCTCCGATCCACCTATCGTCGTCGCGAACTACGGTGCTAAGGGAGCCTGAAAATCGGCCCGGCCACGCCAGGCGGTGCCATGCTGATTTGCCCCAAAGTATCTTGCCGGCTAGCTTGGCCTGATATTTGCTCGCGCAACTGGCACGGTTGTGCTACAACAAACGAGCGATCCCGGCGGGCGGTGCTGTATCTCGTTTTCCGGCGGAAAAGGGGTGAGGTCCAGAGGAGTTCTGGCGTCGTGTCGCAAAAGCCTGAAGAGCTGATTGATTCTCAGAACCCCACGCTGGCCTGGAATCTTCTTTCGGAGCGTGTCGAGGCGCTCGTGGCTGCCTGGGAGGCAGGGGGCGATCCGCCAGCACTGGCCGTCTATCTGCCCGCCGGGCCAGCGCCCCTGCGCCATATGACCTTGGTAGAGTTGATCAAGGTCGATATGGAGTACCGCTGCCCGCGACCCGAACATTCGCGCCGTATCGAGCAGTATGTGGCCGAGTTCCCCGAGTTATCCGAACGCGGGCAAGTGCCGTGCGATCTGATCTACGAGGAATATCACCTGCGCAAGCAGAGTGGCCAGTCGGTCAGCGCGCAGGAGTATTTCGACCGGTTCCCGCGGCAAGCCGACGAATTGGGCCGGCTGCTGGGATTGGAATCGCCCCATCTGAGCACCTCGGTCGTGGGCGCGGCCCGCTTCGAAGAAGTCGAAGTCGGCGATCAAATCGACGACTTCGATTTACTCACTCGTTTAGGACGCGGCGCCTTTGCCACAGTCTTTCTGGCCCGCCAGCAGTCGATGCAGCGCATCGTGGCTCTGAAGATATCGGCCGACAAGGGAAACGAGCCCCAGACGATGGCCCTGCTCGACCATCCCCATATCGTGCGGGTCTTCGACCAGCGGCACCTCTCCGAACGTCAATTGCGGCTGCTGTATATGCAGTACATCCCTGGCGGGACATTGCAGACCGTGATCGACACGATCCGCCGGCTCCCGCCCAGCATGCGCTCGGGCGTACGCTTGCTGGAAGCCATCGACGAATGCCTGATGCTGCGCGGCGAGTCGCCGCCAACCGATTCTCCGCTACGGCATCGGCTGGCCACCGCCACCTGGCCGCAGACGGTTTGTTGGCTGGGATCGCGGCTGGCGGCGGCGCTGTCGTACGCGCATCAACGGGGCGTGCTTCACCGCGATGTCAAACCGGCCAACGTGCTAGTGGCCGCCGATGGCACGCCCAAGCTGGCCGATTTCAACATCAGCTATTCGTCCAAGGTCGAGGGCTCGTCGGCCGCGGCGTACTTTGGCGGCAGTCTGGCCTACATGTCGCCCGAGCAGTTGGAAGCCTGCAACCCGAATCATATGCGCGAGGCCGAGGACCTAGATGGCCGCAGCGACGTGTACTCGCTGGGCGTGATGTTGTGGGAATTGCTCACGGGCCGCCGCCCCTTCGAAGATTGCCAGCCCACCAGTAACTGGAGCGCCACGCTTAACCAGATGCTGGCCGACCGGCATCAAGGCGTCCCCATCGACGCGATTGCGCAACTGCCGCGTGACTGCCCCTCGGGCCTGAAACAGTTTCTGCTTAGCTGCTTGAACGTAGACCGGGACAATCGCCCCTCCGCCGCGCAGTTGTCGCGACAACTGGAGCTAGCACTGGAACCCGAGGTGATGCGCCTGCTGCGGCCGCGTCCCGGGGCGTGGCGCAATTGGGTTCGCCGCTATCCGCTCACTGCCATGTTCGCAGCCGGACTGCTGCCGAACATCATCTTCACGCTGCTGAACCTCGCCTACAATATTCCGGCGATATTCGAATCTCTGGGCAAATCGGTCTTCGACGTATTGGACGATCCGGCCGTGTCGATCGTCAACGGCGCGGCCTTCGCCGTGGGCATTGCCATCGTACTTCCTCTGACCTGGCCGGTGGCGATGGCCGTAAGCCGCATTTATCGTGACGAAGCACACGACGTAGACCATGATCCGCGTTGGCGGCGCCGCGCGCTTGTGCTGGCCGACTGGACGGCCTGCGTCAGCGCCGCCGAGTGGATCGTCACCGGGCTGGTGTTTCCGTTCTGGTTGAGCCGCGAGATTCCGCCCGATAAATTCCATGCCAGCGTCGTCTATGCACACTTCATGGCGTCGCAGGGGCTGTGCGGCATGATGGCTTCGACCCTGGCCTTCTTCTTCGTGACGGTGTTGGCGGTACGGGCGTTTTATCCCACGCTATTTCAAGTGGATCACACCGACTTGTCGGCGCTCGAATCAGTCCGCCGGTTGCAACAGCGAACCTGGGTTTATTTCGGCGTGGCCGTCGTCGTGCCGCCGTTGTCGATGGTGGTCATGGTGATCATGCTGAGTGCGGCCAAAGAGGTCATGCCTCCCTCTACGTTCGCCATTCTGGGTCTGGTGGGGCTGATCAATTCCGGCCTGGTGTTCGTGCTGTTGCGCACGGTGCAAAGCGGCTTGGCTGCGCTGGCCCTTGCCGTGAGTCCGCCCGGCACCCTCTCGATGGGCGCAAGCGACAGCATCTCGGATTCGTTCTGGCGATAATGGCGACGACGAAATCGCTAGTGCCATTCCGTTTGTTGG is drawn from Pirellulales bacterium and contains these coding sequences:
- a CDS encoding serine/threonine-protein kinase; translated protein: MSQKPEELIDSQNPTLAWNLLSERVEALVAAWEAGGDPPALAVYLPAGPAPLRHMTLVELIKVDMEYRCPRPEHSRRIEQYVAEFPELSERGQVPCDLIYEEYHLRKQSGQSVSAQEYFDRFPRQADELGRLLGLESPHLSTSVVGAARFEEVEVGDQIDDFDLLTRLGRGAFATVFLARQQSMQRIVALKISADKGNEPQTMALLDHPHIVRVFDQRHLSERQLRLLYMQYIPGGTLQTVIDTIRRLPPSMRSGVRLLEAIDECLMLRGESPPTDSPLRHRLATATWPQTVCWLGSRLAAALSYAHQRGVLHRDVKPANVLVAADGTPKLADFNISYSSKVEGSSAAAYFGGSLAYMSPEQLEACNPNHMREAEDLDGRSDVYSLGVMLWELLTGRRPFEDCQPTSNWSATLNQMLADRHQGVPIDAIAQLPRDCPSGLKQFLLSCLNVDRDNRPSAAQLSRQLELALEPEVMRLLRPRPGAWRNWVRRYPLTAMFAAGLLPNIIFTLLNLAYNIPAIFESLGKSVFDVLDDPAVSIVNGAAFAVGIAIVLPLTWPVAMAVSRIYRDEAHDVDHDPRWRRRALVLADWTACVSAAEWIVTGLVFPFWLSREIPPDKFHASVVYAHFMASQGLCGMMASTLAFFFVTVLAVRAFYPTLFQVDHTDLSALESVRRLQQRTWVYFGVAVVVPPLSMVVMVIMLSAAKEVMPPSTFAILGLVGLINSGLVFVLLRTVQSGLAALALAVSPPGTLSMGASDSISDSFWR